From one Comamonas piscis genomic stretch:
- the uvrA gene encoding excinuclease ABC subunit UvrA: MSQENIRIRGARQHNLKNLDLDIRTGELTVVTGPSGSGKSSLVFDTLYAEGQRRYVETFSAYARQFLDRMDKPAVDKVEGVPPAIAIDQTNPVRSSRSTVGTMTELNDHLKLLVARAGHLFDQQTALPVQHDTPESIYEQLLQRTQADDPRIVITFPVELPANTSAEQVEQWLSASGFTKVQAEREVDAVRHAAAVDSSKKKPKAGKPAAVEAPPRVKLLDVVADRFRLSKAEKARVIEAIEVALKRGSGEMTVYATAEADADGNTAEPALWKFSAGLHCPESGLRYREPTPSMFSFNSAVGACEACRGFGRVIGVDWNLVIPNDKLTLRTGVIKPIQTPAWKEIQDDLMRHAEAQGIPRDTAWAKLTEAQKDWVINGEEGYKDGNWSRQWYGIRRYFEYLETKSYKMHIRVLLSKYRSYTPCPVCGGARLKTESLLWRIGSKKDADAALPADKRFMPQGVAWTRAQLEALPGLSLHDLMLLPISRLRVFFASMDIRRSNDGDAQALRLLHEEISNRLLYLCDVGIGYLTLDRQSRTLSGGEVQRINLTTALGTSLVNTLFVLDEPSIGLHPRDMERITVAMKRLRDAGNTLVVVEHDPAVMFAADRMIDMGPGPGEKGGQIVFDGTTAELRHADTLTGAYLGGRKQVGMGAKRMVTESTPRLILEGATEHNLQNVSVDFPLQRMVVVTGVSGSGKSTLIQDVLAPALMRHFGKPTELAGAHQRLLGADHLSDVVFVDQSPIGKTARSNPVSYVGAWDAIRELFATAPQSLQRGYTAGKFSFNSGDGRCPTCGGSGFEHVEMQFLSDVYLRCPDCDGKRYRAEILEVRIERDGRFMNVADVLELTVSEAATLFAKDRDVIRALQPIMDVGLEYVKLGQPVPTLSGGEAQRLKLAGFLADAAKTASKSKQSLARKGTLFLFDEPTTGLHFEDIAKLMRALRKLLEAGNSLIVIEHNLDVIRASDWLIDLGPDAGEDGGKVVEEGTPEEVRKSGRSYTAQALRDYELAMLGERGDGQPHEVREQRAAYALAAPAQSAAVPGPGNSIQIINAKEHNLKNLSVDIPRGKFNVVTGVSGSGKSTLAFDILFNEGQRRYLESLNAYARSIVQPAGRPEVDAVYGIPPTVAIEQRLSRGGRKSTVGTTTEVWHFLRLLYVKLGIQHCTKDGAAVQPQTPESISAQLMTQYRGQLIGLMAPLVVARKGVYTELADWARPRGYTHLRVDGQFLPTTGFPRLDRFKEHTVELPVASIEIKPENEALLREKLATALELGKGVLHVLSAIGTLEAAMQAGSDTAAIGKLQVFSTKRACPVCATSYAELDPRLFSYNSKHGWCPDCVGTGVKLTKDQRKVYDDSVMAQDNRGREQSFEEPEAEDVGETTCPTCQGTRLNATARAVLFHGQSIAAIAQLSVTDVRLWVESLQLSGRESDIARDLVPEIHSRLAFLEEVGLGYLTLDRGAPTLSGGEAQRIRLAAQLGSNLQGVCYVLDEPTIGLHARDNHILLNALQKLGAKGNTLVVVEHDEDTIRRADHVIDIGPSAGKRGGRLVAQGTTQDVMDAAESQTGRYLLHAMRHPFQPRRLVHGVADAVLAAPADDAAPVAKKRTKKQIAADVAAALAADSAQANAVLAAPARADAMAPLHWLTVLGASLHNLQKVDARLPLKRLVAVTGVSGSGKSTLARDVLLTNVAAWVGQRSTKAGRDDMDAGKAPALIGCKGLQGFEGIDRVLEVDQTPIGKTPRSCPATYIGFWDTIRKLFAETLEAKARGYAAGRFSFNTGEGRCPACEGQGMRTIEMSFLPDVKVPCEVCHGARFSPETLAVTWRGKSIGEVLQMEVDEAVAFFASMPSIAHPLQLLQDVGLGYLTLGQPSPTLSGGEAQRIKLVTELTKVRDDITRRGNKAPHTLYVLDEPTVGLHMADVDKLIHVLHRLVDAGHSVVVIEHDLDVIAEADWVIDLGPEGGNAGGRIVATGTPEDLVQAGTHTGKALAPVLAR; encoded by the coding sequence ATGTCTCAGGAAAACATTCGCATCCGTGGTGCACGTCAGCACAACCTCAAGAATCTGGATCTGGATATCCGCACAGGGGAGTTGACCGTGGTAACCGGCCCCAGCGGCTCGGGCAAATCCAGCTTGGTGTTCGACACCCTGTATGCCGAAGGCCAGCGCCGCTATGTCGAGACCTTCAGCGCCTATGCGCGCCAGTTCCTGGACCGCATGGACAAACCGGCGGTCGACAAGGTCGAAGGCGTGCCGCCAGCGATTGCGATTGACCAGACCAACCCGGTGCGCAGTTCGCGCTCCACCGTCGGCACGATGACCGAGCTGAACGACCACCTGAAACTGCTGGTAGCCCGCGCTGGCCATCTGTTTGACCAGCAGACTGCTCTTCCGGTGCAGCACGACACGCCCGAAAGCATCTACGAGCAGCTGCTGCAGCGCACGCAGGCAGATGACCCGCGTATCGTGATCACCTTTCCGGTCGAACTGCCGGCCAATACCAGCGCCGAGCAGGTCGAGCAATGGCTGTCGGCCAGCGGCTTTACCAAGGTGCAAGCCGAGCGCGAGGTGGATGCGGTGCGCCATGCGGCTGCCGTGGACAGCAGTAAGAAGAAACCCAAGGCGGGCAAGCCAGCGGCAGTCGAGGCGCCGCCACGGGTCAAGCTGCTCGATGTAGTGGCCGACCGTTTTCGCCTCAGCAAGGCCGAGAAGGCGCGCGTCATCGAGGCGATCGAAGTGGCTTTGAAGCGCGGCAGCGGCGAGATGACCGTGTATGCCACCGCAGAGGCGGATGCCGACGGCAACACCGCCGAGCCTGCGCTGTGGAAGTTTTCTGCCGGCCTGCACTGCCCCGAGAGTGGCCTGCGCTACCGCGAGCCCACGCCGTCGATGTTCTCGTTCAACTCGGCGGTCGGTGCCTGCGAGGCCTGCCGGGGCTTTGGCCGGGTGATCGGTGTGGATTGGAACCTAGTGATTCCGAACGACAAGCTGACCTTGCGCACCGGCGTGATCAAGCCGATCCAGACACCTGCCTGGAAAGAGATCCAGGACGATTTGATGCGCCATGCCGAGGCGCAAGGCATTCCCCGCGATACCGCCTGGGCCAAGCTGACGGAGGCGCAGAAGGACTGGGTCATCAACGGCGAAGAAGGCTACAAGGACGGCAACTGGAGCCGCCAGTGGTATGGCATCCGCCGCTATTTTGAGTACCTGGAAACCAAGTCCTACAAGATGCATATCCGCGTCTTGCTGTCCAAGTACCGCAGCTACACGCCTTGCCCGGTCTGTGGCGGTGCGCGGCTCAAGACCGAGAGCCTCCTGTGGCGCATTGGCAGCAAAAAGGATGCGGACGCCGCCTTGCCCGCTGACAAGCGCTTTATGCCCCAGGGCGTGGCCTGGACCCGGGCGCAGCTGGAAGCGCTGCCAGGCCTGAGCCTGCATGATCTGATGCTGCTGCCGATCTCCCGTTTGCGGGTGTTTTTTGCCAGCATGGACATACGCCGCAGCAATGATGGCGATGCCCAGGCGCTGCGGTTGCTGCATGAGGAAATCAGCAACCGCCTGCTCTATCTTTGCGATGTCGGCATCGGCTACCTGACCCTGGACCGCCAAAGCCGTACCTTGAGCGGTGGTGAGGTGCAGCGCATCAACCTGACCACGGCGCTGGGAACCTCGCTGGTCAACACCTTGTTTGTGCTTGATGAGCCGTCCATTGGCCTGCACCCCCGCGATATGGAGCGCATCACCGTCGCGATGAAGCGGCTGCGCGATGCCGGCAACACCCTGGTAGTGGTCGAGCACGACCCGGCGGTGATGTTTGCCGCCGACCGCATGATCGACATGGGCCCCGGCCCGGGCGAGAAGGGCGGCCAGATTGTGTTTGATGGCACCACCGCCGAGCTGCGCCATGCCGATACCTTGACCGGCGCCTACTTGGGCGGCCGCAAGCAAGTAGGCATGGGCGCCAAGCGCATGGTGACCGAGAGCACGCCAAGGCTGATTCTGGAAGGCGCGACCGAACACAACCTGCAAAACGTGTCGGTGGATTTCCCGCTCCAGCGCATGGTGGTGGTCACCGGCGTATCCGGTTCGGGCAAATCCACCTTGATCCAGGATGTGCTGGCTCCCGCCTTGATGCGCCATTTTGGCAAGCCGACCGAGTTGGCCGGTGCGCACCAGCGCCTGCTGGGGGCAGACCATCTGTCCGATGTGGTGTTTGTCGACCAGTCGCCGATTGGCAAGACCGCGCGCTCCAACCCGGTGAGCTATGTGGGCGCCTGGGATGCCATCCGCGAATTGTTTGCGACCGCGCCGCAGTCGCTGCAGCGTGGCTACACCGCTGGCAAGTTCAGCTTTAACAGCGGTGATGGCCGCTGCCCCACCTGCGGCGGCTCGGGCTTTGAGCATGTGGAGATGCAGTTTCTGTCGGATGTCTACCTGCGCTGCCCCGACTGCGATGGCAAGCGCTACCGCGCCGAGATTCTTGAAGTGCGCATTGAGCGCGATGGCCGCTTTATGAACGTGGCCGATGTGCTGGAGCTGACCGTCAGCGAGGCCGCCACTTTGTTTGCGAAGGACCGCGATGTGATCCGTGCGCTGCAGCCGATCATGGATGTGGGCCTGGAATATGTGAAGCTGGGCCAGCCGGTGCCGACCTTGTCGGGCGGCGAAGCCCAGCGGCTGAAGCTGGCCGGCTTTTTGGCCGATGCGGCCAAGACGGCCTCCAAATCCAAACAGAGCCTGGCGCGCAAAGGCACCCTGTTCCTGTTTGACGAGCCCACTACCGGCCTGCACTTTGAAGACATCGCCAAGCTGATGCGCGCACTGCGCAAGCTGCTGGAGGCCGGCAATTCGCTGATCGTCATCGAGCACAACCTGGATGTGATCCGCGCCAGCGACTGGCTGATCGACCTGGGGCCGGATGCCGGCGAGGACGGCGGCAAGGTGGTGGAAGAGGGCACACCCGAAGAGGTGCGCAAGTCTGGCCGCTCCTACACCGCGCAGGCGCTGCGTGATTACGAACTGGCGATGCTGGGCGAGCGCGGCGACGGCCAGCCCCATGAGGTGCGCGAGCAGCGCGCCGCCTATGCGCTGGCAGCGCCGGCGCAAAGCGCTGCGGTGCCAGGGCCTGGCAACAGCATCCAGATCATCAATGCCAAGGAACACAATCTGAAGAACCTGAGCGTGGATATTCCGCGCGGCAAGTTCAATGTGGTGACCGGCGTATCGGGCTCGGGCAAATCGACCCTGGCCTTTGACATTCTGTTCAACGAAGGCCAGCGCCGCTACCTCGAATCGCTGAACGCCTATGCGCGCTCCATCGTGCAGCCGGCAGGTCGGCCCGAGGTGGATGCGGTCTACGGCATTCCGCCGACGGTGGCGATCGAGCAGCGCCTCTCGCGCGGCGGTCGCAAATCCACGGTGGGTACCACCACCGAGGTATGGCATTTTCTGCGCCTGCTGTACGTGAAGCTGGGCATACAGCACTGCACCAAGGATGGTGCCGCTGTGCAGCCGCAAACCCCCGAGAGCATTTCCGCGCAGCTGATGACCCAATACCGCGGCCAGCTGATTGGCCTGATGGCGCCGCTGGTCGTCGCCCGCAAGGGCGTGTACACGGAGCTGGCGGACTGGGCGCGGCCGCGTGGCTACACGCATCTGCGGGTCGATGGCCAGTTCCTGCCGACCACCGGCTTTCCGCGCCTGGACCGCTTCAAGGAACACACGGTCGAGCTGCCGGTTGCCAGCATCGAGATCAAGCCCGAGAACGAGGCCTTGCTGCGCGAAAAGCTGGCCACCGCGCTGGAGCTGGGCAAGGGCGTGCTGCATGTGCTGTCGGCTATCGGCACCTTGGAAGCGGCCATGCAGGCCGGCAGCGATACCGCGGCCATCGGCAAGCTCCAGGTGTTCTCCACCAAGCGCGCCTGCCCGGTCTGTGCCACCAGCTATGCCGAGCTGGACCCGCGCCTGTTCTCGTACAACAGCAAGCACGGTTGGTGCCCCGATTGCGTGGGCACCGGCGTCAAGCTGACCAAGGACCAGCGCAAGGTCTATGACGACTCCGTCATGGCACAGGACAACCGGGGCCGCGAGCAAAGCTTTGAAGAGCCCGAGGCCGAGGATGTGGGCGAGACCACCTGCCCCACCTGCCAGGGCACGCGCCTGAACGCCACCGCCCGTGCGGTGCTGTTCCATGGCCAGTCGATTGCGGCCATTGCCCAGCTGTCGGTCACCGATGTGCGGCTTTGGGTCGAGAGCCTGCAACTGTCGGGCCGCGAAAGCGATATCGCCCGCGACCTGGTGCCCGAGATCCACAGCCGCCTGGCCTTTCTGGAAGAAGTGGGCCTGGGTTACCTGACCCTGGACCGGGGTGCGCCCACCTTGTCGGGTGGCGAGGCCCAGCGCATTCGCCTGGCCGCGCAGCTGGGCAGCAACCTGCAGGGCGTCTGCTATGTGCTCGACGAGCCCACCATCGGCCTGCATGCGCGGGACAACCACATCCTGCTCAATGCGCTGCAAAAGCTGGGCGCCAAGGGCAATACCCTGGTGGTGGTGGAGCATGACGAGGACACCATTCGCCGCGCCGACCATGTGATCGACATTGGCCCCAGCGCCGGCAAGCGCGGTGGCCGCCTGGTGGCCCAGGGCACAACGCAGGATGTGATGGACGCGGCTGAGTCGCAAACCGGCCGCTACCTGCTGCATGCCATGCGCCACCCCTTCCAGCCCCGCCGCCTGGTGCATGGCGTGGCAGATGCGGTGCTGGCGGCCCCTGCAGACGATGCTGCGCCAGTCGCCAAGAAGCGCACCAAGAAGCAGATCGCTGCGGATGTGGCTGCCGCACTGGCCGCCGACAGCGCCCAGGCCAATGCGGTCCTGGCCGCACCGGCCCGTGCCGATGCGATGGCGCCGCTGCACTGGCTGACGGTGCTGGGCGCGAGCCTGCATAACTTGCAGAAGGTGGATGCGCGACTGCCGCTCAAGCGCCTGGTGGCGGTGACGGGCGTGTCGGGCTCGGGCAAATCCACCCTGGCGCGCGATGTGCTGCTGACCAATGTGGCGGCTTGGGTGGGCCAGCGCTCGACCAAGGCCGGGCGCGATGACATGGATGCCGGCAAGGCGCCGGCCCTCATCGGCTGCAAGGGCCTGCAAGGCTTTGAAGGCATTGACCGGGTGCTGGAAGTGGACCAGACGCCGATTGGCAAAACCCCGCGCTCCTGCCCGGCGACCTATATCGGTTTCTGGGACACGATCCGCAAGCTGTTTGCCGAAACCTTGGAGGCCAAGGCGCGCGGCTATGCGGCCGGGCGCTTCTCCTTCAACACCGGTGAGGGCCGCTGCCCCGCTTGTGAAGGCCAGGGCATGCGCACCATCGAGATGAGCTTTCTGCCCGATGTGAAGGTGCCTTGCGAGGTTTGCCACGGCGCCCGCTTCAGCCCCGAAACCCTGGCGGTGACCTGGCGCGGCAAGAGCATTGGCGAGGTGCTGCAGATGGAGGTGGACGAGGCCGTGGCCTTCTTCGCCAGCATGCCGAGCATCGCCCATCCGCTGCAGCTGCTGCAGGATGTGGGCCTGGGCTATCTGACCCTGGGCCAGCCGTCGCCCACCTTGTCTGGTGGTGAGGCGCAGCGCATCAAGCTGGTGACCGAGCTGACCAAGGTGCGCGACGA